The Diabrotica virgifera virgifera chromosome 10, PGI_DIABVI_V3a genome has a window encoding:
- the LOC126893118 gene encoding E3 SUMO-protein ligase KIAA1586-like — protein MLGKHSGVAKRFSTLYPDIIVWHCLNHRLELAIGDAVSEVAGVNHFQIFMDKLYSLYSASPKNKRELKDCAQELDIQMNKIGRVLSTRWVASSFRTVSAVWFGFQALANHFSKAINDPDRTSTEKSKYSGLLNRLTSQSFLLNLAFMFDILAELALLSESLENRNTSIVYADKLINRSVRYLEHLKEKPGTKVLEAQIAIKEGNFASVVLKTNPKIVSFNGQQLISSVINNLKQRMFVTTFDGEAQYEDLINSFKVLEPEYWPTCIPPSFGQTQVEQLCKRFKLNVNKAVSAYRDYLDNSRQVPDGLQELLNCTKIIPCSSADCERGFSCMNNMVTPSRNALTVAHVSSLMFIKI, from the coding sequence ATGTTAGGGAAACACTCAGGAGTGGCAAAGAGGTTTTCAACTTTGTACCCTGATATAATCGTTTGGCACTGTTTAAATCACAGATTGGAATTGGCTATTGGGGACGCAGTCAGCGAAGTGGCCGGAGTGAATCATTTCCAGATATTTATGGACAAACTGTACTCGCTGTACAGCGCCTCTCCAAAAAACAAGCGTGAGTTAAAAGACTGTGCACAAGAACTTGACATTCAGATGAACAAAATCGGAAGAGTGTTGAGCACAAGATGGGTAGCCAGTAGCTTTCGTACCGTTTCGGCTGTGTGGTTTGGCTTTCAAGCTTTGGCAAACCATTTCTCTAAAGCCATAAACGATCCTGACAGAACATCGACTGAAAAAAGCAAATATAGTGGTTTATTAAATAGGCTAACATCTCAGAGTTTTCTACTAAACTTGGCCTTTATGTTTGACATTCTTGCTGAATTGGCTTTGTTATCAGAGAGCTTAGAGAATAGAAACACTTCTATTGTGTATGCAGACAAACTGATAAACAGATCCGTAAGATATTTAGAGCACTTAAAGGAGAAGCCAGGCACGAAAGTTCTGGAAGCACAAATCGCCATAAAAGAAGGAAATTTTGCATCAGTTGTGTTAAAAACTAATCCAAAAATTGTATCGTTCAATGGACAGCAACTTATTTCTAGTGTTATAAATAACCTAAAGCAAAGAATGTTTGTCACCACATTTGATGGGGAAGCCCAATATGAAGATCTTATAAACTCTTTTAAAGTATTAGAACCTGAGTATTGGCCAACCTGCATTCCACCAAGTTTTGGTCAAACTCAAGTAGAGCAACTGTGCAAGAGATTTAAATTGAACGTCAACAAAGCTGTCTCTGCCTACAGAGACTATTTGGACAACAGCCGACAAGTGCCTGATGGATTGCAAGAACTGTTAAACTGCACTAAAATAATACCTTGCAGCTCAGCTGATTGTGAACGGGGTTTCAGTTGTATGAACAATATGGTTACACCATCAAGAAACGCTTTGACTGTTGCTCATGTATCATCATTGATGTTCATAAAAATCTAA